In Candidatus Accumulibacter cognatus, the genomic window TCCTGTCGGCGACACAGGATGTCGCGCTCGATGCGTTCCGGCGTGAAATCCTCAGCGATCAGGAACTGGGGCTGGGCAATTCGGTGCATGTCAATGCCTACCGGATTGCCGGGCTGGTGCCGGGATCGCTGTCGCTGATCCTCGCCGACCTGTTGCCCTGGGGGCAGGTCTTCTGGATCACCGCGGCCTTCCTGTTGCCGGGGATGGTGATGGTCTTGCTGGTCAGCGAACCGGCCGTGGTCGGGGCGCCGAAAACCTTGCGCCAGGCAGTGGTCGAACCATTTCATGAGTTCATCGGTCGCCAGGGCTGGCGGGGCGCGCTGCTGGTGCTCGGCTTCATTTTTCTTTACAAGCTCGGCGATTCGCTGGCGACGGCCCTGGCAACGCCGTTTTATCTGGATTTGGGCTTCAGCAAGACCGATGTCGGCGTGATTGCCAAGCATGCCGGACTCTGGCCGGCGGTATTCGGCGGTCTGCTGGGGGGCTTGTGGATGGTGCGTCTGGGGATCAACCGCGCACTGTGGCTGTTCGGCCTGGTTCAGATGGTGACCATTCTCGGTTTCGCCTGGCTGGCCTGGCGTGGTGTACAGGCCCCTGTCGACACGCTTGACCGAGCCGCGCTGGCCGCCGTGATTGCCGCCGAGTGCCTGGGCGTTGGCCTGGGTACTGCCGCTTTCGTTGCCTTTATCGCGCGTGCCACCAATCCGGCCTTCACGGCGACCCAGTTTGCGCTGTTTACCAGCCTGGCTGCCGTTCCCCGAACCTTCATCAACGCGACGGCGGGGGCGCTGGTCGAGTCGCTCGGCTGGGTCAGCTTCTTCATCCTTTGTTTTCTGCTTGCCGCGCCGGGCATGTTGTTGCTGCTGAAGGTTGCACCATGGAACGAACTTCACCCATCGCCGCGACGCTGATCGCTGCTGCTCGGCAGTTGTCCGAGAGCCTTTCGACGCTGACCTTCTCGCCGCCGGTCAGTCACGTCTACAATCCTTTGAGTTATGCCTGGTCGGCGCACGAGTTGTACCTGCGTCGCTATGGCGCAAGCACTCGGCGGGTAGTCTTTCTGGGAATGAATCCGGGTCCCTTCGGGATGGTGCAATGCGGTGTGCCTTTCGGTGAAATCGCAGCAGTTCGCGATTGGTTGGGGATCGAGGCCACCATCCTGAAACCGGCGGTGGAGAATCCCCGGAGACCGATCGAAGGCTTTGCCTGCACACGTTCCGAGGTCAGCGGTCGGCGTCTGTGGGGATTGTTCCGAGAGCGCTTCGCTTCTGCCGACGCGTTTTTTGCTGAGCACTTCGTTGCCAACTATTGTCCACTGGCTTTTTTCGATCTGGCTCGCAACCTGACCCCCGACCGGCTGCCGGCAAGTGAAGCGGCCGCGCTGCGGGTGGCTTGCGATGCGCACCTGAAGACGCTGGTCTCTGTCTTGCAGCCCGAATGGGTGGTCGGCGTCGGTGCTTTCGCCGAAACGCGGGCAGCCGGAGCGCTGGCCGGGTTGAAGGTCAGAACCGGTCGCATGCTGCATCCGAGTCCCGCAAGCCCGCTGGCGAATCAGGGTTGGGCGGCAGCGGCGACCAGGCAATTGGTCGAACTGGGTATCTGGGCGTGACTGGAAGACTCTTCAGAGGGCTGGCGAAGGGAGGAAGGTGATTCCCTGATTCGACATGCGCGGCAAGGGATGGTCAGGCCGAGATCCCGAACTGTTTACGCAGCATGCGCCAAGTCCGCCAGACGAAAAATAACCGCTGGCTCCAGCGCCAGACACGGCGTGGTTGCAGTACGACCAGCGCGGCGACGCCGACGGCGACCATTTCCGGGTGTTGTTTGACGTAATCACTGCCCTGGCGAATGCGGGTAATGGCACGGTCGGCGGTGGCCAAGCCTGCCCCCAGCGGTTGCAGTTGCTGGCCAAGGAGCTGGCGCTGGCTGCTGATGCGTTCGATCAGTCTGCCGCGCTCGATGGCAACGTCAATCAGATCCTGGTTCATTGTTGGCAGCGCCTTTCAACTGGCGAAGATCCTCTGCGAGTTCGGCAACGCTGGCCGCGAAAGGTTGGTGGCTGGTGCGCAGCGACCGTCGCAGAGCCGTGTAGGCAAACCCTCCGCTGGCCAGGGAAACGACTGTGCAGGCGCTCAGCAGGAGCACCCGGTTTTCCCAGAACGCGATGACCAGCAAAGAGATCGCCAGGATCGTGCCGACCATCAGGGAAAACGCCAGCATTTGCGACAGCAGCAGGACACGGACGGCGCGCAGCTTTTCTTCCTTGAGGTCATTGCCAAGGAGTTCGAGGCGCGTGCGTCCGATGGCCAGCAGTGTGGCAGCACCGTTCCTGGAGGCTGCCAACAGGCCGCCTGCGTTGCTCGGCGTTTCGCTCATTGCTGTCAGACGGCTGCGGCTGATTATCGACGACCGATGATCACTCCAAGTAGCAGGCCAACGGCCGCGGCGACGCCGACAGCACGCCAGGGATTTTCGTGCACGAAGTCGTCGGTGGCGCGCGCCGCGGCCTTGGTGCGGTCGACCAGAGCCGCTTCGGCATCTGCCAGGCGGAGCTTGGCGTCGCGCAGCCGCTCGCCGATGCGTTCGCGCAGATCGCCCATTTTGTCGCCGGCAACGCCGGCCGTGGCACGCAGGATTTCTTCTGCATCGGCAACGACGACCTTCATGTCAGAGACGAGTTTTTGTTTGCTGGCGGCGGAAAGTTCGGTAACTTCGGACATGATGAACCTCACAGGAGAAGATGGTGGCAGGAACGGCGAGGGTGCAGGGGCAAACCTCAACGAAGTTCTCAGATTATAGAAATCATTCGCGGAGAGCAATCCATAAAAGCTGTTGCGCTGCACCAGGACCTCCGTTCCGGGCAGGCGCCAACTCGCTCTCGTCGATCGGTCTATAGTGAATAGTCGTAATCGATGGTCAAGGGTGCGTGGTCGCTGAACCGTTGTTCCTTGTAGACCGATGCGCTGCGGGCCTTGCCGGTGATCGCGGCAGTCGCCAGTTGATAGTCGAGCCGCCAGCCGACGTTCTTTGCCCAGGCCTGACCACGGTTCGACCACCAGGTGTACGACTCGCCCGTGCTGTCGGGATGCAGGCTGCGGTATACGTCGCACCAGCCGCCTTCGTCGAGCAATCGGCTGACCCAGGCACGCTCCTCGGGCAGAAATCCGGAGTTTCTGCGGTTGCCTCGCCAGTTACAAAGGTCGATTTCCTGATGGGCGATATTCCAGTCGCCTCCGACGATGATGTCGCGCCCGCTCGATGCCAGTTCGACGAGATGAGGATAGATCAGGGCCATGAATCGGAATTTCGCCGCCTGCCGTTGCTCGGAACTGGAACCCGAGGGCTGATATAGCGAGATGATCGAGAGATTCCCGAAATCAGCACGCAAATAGCGCCCTTCGCGGTCAAACTCGTCGCTTCCCAGTTCGTCGAATAGCCGCTCCGGCCGATGGCGGCACCATAGACCGACGCCGCTATAGCCCTTTTTCTCGGCGCAGCGATAGTAGGCATGGAAACCCTCGGGAGCTTGCATGGCTTCGCAGAGATCCGCCGCATGTGCCTTGATCTCCTGCAGGCAGATGATATCCGGATTATGGGTCCTGGCCCAGGGGAGAAATCCCTTGCGCCATGCTGAACGAATACCGTTGAGGTTCAACGTAATGATGCGTAACATAGAGGGCCGATGCCGGGAACGGCTTTCATCCGAAATTGATTTATGGACTTTCGTCAGGAATTCATCGAGTTTGCCGTCGCTCAGGGGGTGCTGCGTTTTGGCAGTTTCACGACCAAGGCGGGACGGCTTTCACCCTACTTTTTCAACGCCGGCCTGTTCAACAACGGCGAGGCGCTGGGCCGTCTGGCGGAATTCTACGCTCAGGCGATCCTCACCAGTGGGATCGTCGTCGACGGCCTGTTCGGGCCGGCGTACAAGGGCATCCCGCTGGTGGCCGCGATCGCCGTTGCCCTGGCACGGACAGGACGCAACCTGCCGTTCTCGTTCAATCGCAAGGAGGCCAAGGATCACGGCGAGGGCGGCAGCATCGTGGGTGCGCCACTGGCCGGTCGCGTGCTGATCATCGACGACGTGATCAGCGCCGGTACTTCGATTCGTGAATCGGTGACGCTGATCCGTGCTGCCGGGGCTTCACCCTGCGGCGTGGTCATCGCGCTGGATCGCATGGAGCGTGGCAGTGGTGAAAGGTCGGCAGTGCAGGAAGTCGAACAGGATTATGGCATTCCGGTGCTGGCCGTCGCCAGCCTGGACGATCTGATGAACTTTCTCCGGGAGCATCCGGATTTCAGACAGCATGAGGCTGCGGTGGCGCATTACAGACAGGCATACGGCCTTGCGCGCGGCAGTTAGCTACGCTCTCCTGCTGCTGGCGTTGACGAGCGGAGACGAGGGTTTCGCAGCCGCTTCGATCTTCTGTTGCACGGATGAACAGGGTAGGCCGGTGTGTGGCGACGTTCTGCCGCCGGCCTGTTATGCGCGCGCCTATCGCGAGTTGGGTACCTCCGGCCGGGCACGGACTGTCGAGGCGCCGCTGACTGCCGAGCAGCGAGCCCAGCGTGCCGCCGAGGAAAGACGGCGCAGCGAACAGGAACGGGCGCTCAAGGAGCAGCGGCGCAAGGATCAGGCCTTGCTCAATACCTATGGCAGTGAAAAAGATATCGAAGTCATGCGTAGCCGCGCCGAGCGGGACCTGAATGCGGCAATTCAGGCGGCGCAGGACAGAATCACGGAGATTCGCAGGCTGCGCAAGAAATTCGAAGATGAGGCCGAGTTTTACAGGAACCGGCAATTGCCGGCAGATGTAGCCAAGGGCCTGCGCGACGCCGATCACGAGATCAAGGCGCAGGAGTCGGTCATCGAGTCCAAGAAAAAGGATCAGGAAGCGATCCGGCAGAAGTACGACGAGGATCTGCGCCGCTTCGTCGAACTTTCGAAGCGGCCACCGGTACGGCCCTGAGTGGTGACCGTTAATGTGGAAGTCGCGTCAGCGACTCACGAATCTTCCCTCCCCACTTGCGGGGGCGAAGGCGGGGTTTCGCGGAGCACTGCTCCGCGCCGCCGTAGCCGGCCGCGATGCAGCGCGGGCCGTGGGAGGGGTCGGGGGGTGAGATGGGGAATTCGCAGAGCATGCTCTGCGCCCATCGAACGATTCCGGCGTGCAAGCCGGAATGCGCCCAGCAAGGGAGGGAAACGGTCATGACTTTCAGGATCGGGGGGTGCCTGGAAAAGTCATGACCGTTAGCCGAGTTTGCTGCGCAGCAGGTCGCTGACGCGCTGTGGGTTTGCCTGGCCTCGCGTCGCTTTCATCACCTGACCGATCAGTGCGTTGAAAGCCTTTTCCTTGCCGGCCCGAAACTCGGCAACCATCGCCGGGTTGGCGGCAAGCAGTTCGTCGAGCAGTATTTCCAGAGAGCTGCTGTCACTGATCTGCTGCAGGCCCTGCCTGGCGATGATCTCGTCAGCCGAACCGCCTGCGCCGTTCCACAGGGAATCGAAAACCTTCCTGGCGATATTGGTCGAGATCGTGCCGTCGCCAATGCGGGCGATCAAGCCGCCGAGTTGTTCTGCCGAGACCGGCGACTCGCCGATTTCGCGGTCTTCCTTGTTGAGGCGGGCGGTCAGGTCGACCATGACCCAGTTGGCGCAGCTTTTGGCGTTTGCCTGGCCGGCCGTGGCCACGGTGGTTTCGTAGTAGCCGACCAGTTCAAGCGAACTGGTCAGGACCCTGGCGTCATAGGCGGAAAGCCCGTAGTCGGCCATCAGGCGCTCGCGCTTGGCGGTTGGCAACTCGGGCAGTTGTGCACGAATCTCCTCGACCCATGGGCGATCGATAACCAGCGGCAGCAGATCCGGATCGGGGAAGTATCGGTAATCGTGGGCATCTTCCTTCGAACGCATGGAGCGTGTTTCACCGCTGACCGGATCGAACAGGACCGTTGCCTGCTCGATGCTGCCGCCATCTTCAAGGGTGGCGATCTGCCACTGCACCTCGTAATCGATGGCTTGCTGCATGAAGCGGAAGGAGTTCAGATTCTTGATTTCCCGGCGAGTACCGAAATGCGGCTGGCCGACGGGGCGTACCGAGACGTTGGCGTCACAACGGAAGGAGCCCTCCTGCATGTTGCCATCACAGATGCCGATCCAGCGCACGAGTGCGTGCAAAGCCCGGGCATAGGCGACTGCTTCGGCGGAAGAACGCATGTCGGGTTCGGTGACGATTTCCAGCAAGGGCGTTCCGGCACGGTTCAGATCGATACCCGAGCGCTCCCGGAAATGCGGTCCCAACCCTTCATGCAGGGACTTGCCGGCATCCTCCTCGAGGTGGGCGCGGGTCAGGGAAACCGTCTTTTCGCTTTCGCCGACCTGAATGGCCAGTTTGCCGCCCAGGACCACCGGCCACTCGTACTGGCTTATCTGATAACCCTTGGGGAGATCAGGATAGAAGTAGTTCTTGCGTGCAAAGACCGAGTGCCGGGCAATTTCGCCACCGACCGCGAGGCCGAAGCGGATCGCGCAGACTACAGCGCCCCTGTTCAGCACCGGCAGGACGCCGGGCAGGGCGATGTCGACCGCGTTCGCCTGGATGTTGGGCGCGGCGCCAAAGGCAGTCGAACTGCCCGAAAAAATCTTGGCCTGAGTAGACAACTGCGCGTGCGTTTCGATACCAATGACGACTTCCCACTGTTTCATCACTGCTTACTCTTTCTTCAAGAAGCGTCGGCGAAGTGCCTGCCGGTACCGACCGGAAGAGGGCACGCCGACCGCATGTGCAGACTGCCGTGCCTCAGTCAAATCCGTCTGGCCGCCGCAAATGCCAGGCGTTTGCCTGCTGATAGCGGTGGGCGATGTTGAGCAGCCGGGCCTCGGTGAAATAGTTCCCGATCAGTTGCAGGCCGGCCGGCAAGCCGCCGGCAAAACCGCAGGGGATCGAGATTCCGGGCAGGCCGGCGAGGTTGACGGCAATCGTATAGATGTCGGACAGGTACATCTGCACCGGATCGGCCGCTTTTTCGCCGAGCTTGAAAGCGGTACTCGGACTGGTCGGCCCGATGATCACGTCGCATTTCTGAAAGGCACTGGCAAAATCCTTGGCAATCAGGCGACGGATGCGTTGCGCCTGCAGGTAATACGCATCGTAGTAGCCGTGCGACAGGACATAGGTCCCGATCAGGATGCGCCGCTTGACCTCGTCACCGAAGCCCTGCGCGCGACTCTTGCAGTACATGTCGTTGAGATCCTGGTACGCCGGTGCGCGATAACCGTATCGAACGCCGTCAAAGCGCGCCAGGTTCGAACTCGCTTCCGCCGGGGCGATCACGTAGTAGGCGGCCACTGAAAGACCCATGCTCGGCAGGTTGATGGCGACGGTTTCGGCGCCAAGCTGGCGGTACTCGCCAATGGCCGCCTCGACCAG contains:
- a CDS encoding AmpG family muropeptide MFS transporter — encoded protein: MPAWLRLLLTRRMLICVFTGFSSGLPLYLLLNLLPAWLRSEGVDLRTIGLFALIQFPYTWKFIWAPLLDRYRLPLGRRRGWMLFSQLGLLLSIGLLGGFSPSGNLTPVIWLSVMLAFLSATQDVALDAFRREILSDQELGLGNSVHVNAYRIAGLVPGSLSLILADLLPWGQVFWITAAFLLPGMVMVLLVSEPAVVGAPKTLRQAVVEPFHEFIGRQGWRGALLVLGFIFLYKLGDSLATALATPFYLDLGFSKTDVGVIAKHAGLWPAVFGGLLGGLWMVRLGINRALWLFGLVQMVTILGFAWLAWRGVQAPVDTLDRAALAAVIAAECLGVGLGTAAFVAFIARATNPAFTATQFALFTSLAAVPRTFINATAGALVESLGWVSFFILCFLLAAPGMLLLLKVAPWNELHPSPRR
- a CDS encoding single-strand selective monofunctional uracil-DNA glycosylase, with the translated sequence MERTSPIAATLIAAARQLSESLSTLTFSPPVSHVYNPLSYAWSAHELYLRRYGASTRRVVFLGMNPGPFGMVQCGVPFGEIAAVRDWLGIEATILKPAVENPRRPIEGFACTRSEVSGRRLWGLFRERFASADAFFAEHFVANYCPLAFFDLARNLTPDRLPASEAAALRVACDAHLKTLVSVLQPEWVVGVGAFAETRAAGALAGLKVRTGRMLHPSPASPLANQGWAAAATRQLVELGIWA
- the xth gene encoding exodeoxyribonuclease III, translated to MLRIITLNLNGIRSAWRKGFLPWARTHNPDIICLQEIKAHAADLCEAMQAPEGFHAYYRCAEKKGYSGVGLWCRHRPERLFDELGSDEFDREGRYLRADFGNLSIISLYQPSGSSSEQRQAAKFRFMALIYPHLVELASSGRDIIVGGDWNIAHQEIDLCNWRGNRRNSGFLPEERAWVSRLLDEGGWCDVYRSLHPDSTGESYTWWSNRGQAWAKNVGWRLDYQLATAAITGKARSASVYKEQRFSDHAPLTIDYDYSL
- the pyrE gene encoding orotate phosphoribosyltransferase, coding for MDFRQEFIEFAVAQGVLRFGSFTTKAGRLSPYFFNAGLFNNGEALGRLAEFYAQAILTSGIVVDGLFGPAYKGIPLVAAIAVALARTGRNLPFSFNRKEAKDHGEGGSIVGAPLAGRVLIIDDVISAGTSIRESVTLIRAAGASPCGVVIALDRMERGSGERSAVQEVEQDYGIPVLAVASLDDLMNFLREHPDFRQHEAAVAHYRQAYGLARGS
- a CDS encoding DUF883 domain-containing protein, whose protein sequence is MSEVTELSAASKQKLVSDMKVVVADAEEILRATAGVAGDKMGDLRERIGERLRDAKLRLADAEAALVDRTKAAARATDDFVHENPWRAVGVAAAVGLLLGVIIGRR
- a CDS encoding DUF4124 domain-containing protein, giving the protein MRAAVSYALLLLALTSGDEGFAAASIFCCTDEQGRPVCGDVLPPACYARAYRELGTSGRARTVEAPLTAEQRAQRAAEERRRSEQERALKEQRRKDQALLNTYGSEKDIEVMRSRAERDLNAAIQAAQDRITEIRRLRKKFEDEAEFYRNRQLPADVAKGLRDADHEIKAQESVIESKKKDQEAIRQKYDEDLRRFVELSKRPPVRP
- a CDS encoding phage holin family protein → MSETPSNAGGLLAASRNGAATLLAIGRTRLELLGNDLKEEKLRAVRVLLLSQMLAFSLMVGTILAISLLVIAFWENRVLLLSACTVVSLASGGFAYTALRRSLRTSHQPFAASVAELAEDLRQLKGAANNEPGSD
- the gatB gene encoding Asp-tRNA(Asn)/Glu-tRNA(Gln) amidotransferase subunit GatB — translated: MKQWEVVIGIETHAQLSTQAKIFSGSSTAFGAAPNIQANAVDIALPGVLPVLNRGAVVCAIRFGLAVGGEIARHSVFARKNYFYPDLPKGYQISQYEWPVVLGGKLAIQVGESEKTVSLTRAHLEEDAGKSLHEGLGPHFRERSGIDLNRAGTPLLEIVTEPDMRSSAEAVAYARALHALVRWIGICDGNMQEGSFRCDANVSVRPVGQPHFGTRREIKNLNSFRFMQQAIDYEVQWQIATLEDGGSIEQATVLFDPVSGETRSMRSKEDAHDYRYFPDPDLLPLVIDRPWVEEIRAQLPELPTAKRERLMADYGLSAYDARVLTSSLELVGYYETTVATAGQANAKSCANWVMVDLTARLNKEDREIGESPVSAEQLGGLIARIGDGTISTNIARKVFDSLWNGAGGSADEIIARQGLQQISDSSSLEILLDELLAANPAMVAEFRAGKEKAFNALIGQVMKATRGQANPQRVSDLLRSKLG